The sequence CCTCGTCTTTTTCCATGTCGTGCTCGAGGAACTCCGTGTAGTCGACCTTGGTCGTCACGCCGGGCGTGTCGACGATGTCGATGGAAACCGACTTCCCGTTGCGCTTGATCTCGACGTTCTCCTTCCTGCGCGCACGACGAGTCTCGTGGGGAATCTGGCTCTCCGGACCGACGGCGTCACCGGTCCAGTCCCGGGCGATGCGATTCGCCAACGTCGTTTTACCGGCGTTAGGCGGTCCATAAATCCCGATCCGTCGTGGCTCCGAGTCGCCGGAGAAGAGACTCTCCGTGACTCGTGAGACGCTTTTTCTCAGGCTTCCGAGCAGTCCCATTATTACCCCTCGCTACGCACCCGCTACCATGTATGCTTGACGCAGCGGGATTGCAGTTGCAGAGTATCCTTACCGGAGGGCCTTAAACTTACGTCAGACGCCGGTTTCTCATCTGGACCCAATCTCGCAGGAAGCTGGGAATGAGCTGGGATGGACGTGGACCCGAAGAGAACGAAAACAGATGTAACGGGGACAAAGGGGGAAACGTTGCAGGAGCAGAAAGGAAAATGAGGGAGCGGAGAA is a genomic window of Halanaeroarchaeum sp. HSR-CO containing:
- a CDS encoding Era-like GTP-binding protein → MGLLGSLRKSVSRVTESLFSGDSEPRRIGIYGPPNAGKTTLANRIARDWTGDAVGPESQIPHETRRARRKENVEIKRNGKSVSIDIVDTPGVTTKVDYTEFLEHDMEKDEAVRRSREATEGVAEAMHWLREDVDGVIYVLDSATDPFTQVNTMLIGIIESRDLPVLIFANKIDLEDSNVQRIDNAFPQHETVPLSALEGDNMDEVYDKIAEYFG